In Bythopirellula goksoeyrii, a single window of DNA contains:
- a CDS encoding J domain-containing protein, which yields MKANDPAHEHYRTLGLHCDASAAEVRDAYYRMVFSHHPDRNQGDSYAAARFKKIQFAYEWLCERRVAAKPREIDQFPFIAPTKPRVGFSWHWLTAVIAAAALAALLLAFGREKILVASAPALESVANSQTSGDSRAAAPLLEASRSVFADDDDLNEAPFFFVFDPYTDFMSRSADLATALTDTIQNTLESASAEEPSELGPLAAAQKRAIPVEKGPSNSPDSEEHSAALADLESATDREEKHVAHKYHTQTPAFRAIGDHQWVSDIQPIPKTQNYASIPDFKPINETSHRTALPDWGQTKFPRKRPLDLQSHHATRIGTGLPDFGLKGFDTKPTGFQSPLSVNLPTKSLALPNPAISLDVSRMHQPAQLDHPVTSKSWGKSLPSKLQLKVEPQQRKTLSEMNGLWTKNTNLPSRSDGVLSAPSFSRKNVSSPEKILLPATYGSNNWVPQPTGQPMEKFRLPPAKPRTIDYHTEWSLR from the coding sequence ATGAAAGCAAACGATCCCGCGCACGAACACTACCGTACGCTTGGGTTGCACTGCGATGCAAGTGCCGCTGAAGTTCGGGATGCGTATTACCGGATGGTATTTTCGCACCATCCGGATCGTAATCAGGGTGACTCCTACGCCGCCGCCCGCTTCAAGAAAATTCAATTTGCGTATGAGTGGCTGTGCGAACGTCGCGTCGCGGCGAAACCACGGGAGATCGATCAATTTCCATTCATTGCTCCAACAAAGCCCCGCGTTGGATTCTCTTGGCATTGGCTCACGGCTGTCATTGCTGCGGCAGCACTGGCTGCGCTACTATTGGCCTTCGGGCGCGAGAAGATTCTCGTTGCCAGCGCACCGGCCCTGGAGTCCGTTGCAAACAGTCAGACAAGTGGCGATAGCCGTGCAGCGGCACCGCTTCTTGAGGCATCGCGGTCCGTTTTCGCTGATGATGACGACTTGAATGAAGCACCCTTCTTTTTTGTATTTGATCCCTACACAGATTTCATGAGTCGTAGCGCCGACCTTGCGACGGCGCTGACGGATACAATTCAAAACACGTTGGAAAGTGCGTCGGCCGAGGAACCGTCTGAACTTGGCCCGCTCGCGGCTGCTCAAAAACGAGCGATTCCTGTCGAGAAGGGCCCGAGCAACTCACCCGATTCCGAGGAGCACTCGGCAGCTTTGGCAGATTTGGAATCGGCTACTGACCGGGAAGAGAAGCATGTGGCTCACAAATATCACACCCAAACGCCGGCATTTCGCGCGATTGGTGACCACCAATGGGTATCCGATATTCAACCGATTCCGAAAACTCAAAACTACGCATCAATTCCCGACTTTAAACCCATAAACGAAACTTCTCATCGCACGGCTTTGCCTGACTGGGGCCAGACAAAGTTTCCTCGTAAGCGGCCACTTGATTTGCAAAGCCACCACGCGACACGAATCGGAACTGGGCTCCCTGACTTTGGCCTCAAGGGCTTTGACACAAAGCCAACGGGCTTCCAGAGTCCGTTGTCCGTTAACCTGCCGACCAAGAGCTTGGCACTTCCGAATCCCGCCATCTCACTTGATGTGTCGCGAATGCATCAGCCAGCGCAGCTTGATCATCCGGTCACTAGCAAGTCCTGGGGGAAGTCGTTGCCTTCGAAACTTCAGCTTAAGGTCGAGCCGCAGCAGCGAAAAACACTGTCCGAGATGAACGGGCTCTGGACAAAGAATACTAATTTACCATCTCGTTCGGACGGCGTTCTATCTGCCCCCAGTTTCTCTCGGAAAAACGTTTCCTCTCCAGAGAAGATATTACTACCAGCCACCTACGGTAGCAACAATTGGGTACCACAACCAACCGGCCAGCCGATGGAGAAGTTCCGTTTGCCGCCAGCGAAGCCTCGCACCATTGACTATCACACCGAGTGGTCGCTTCGCTAA
- a CDS encoding CRTAC1 family protein, whose product MRLTKLPKYFTSVIGLVGLFLTLSADTSHADFTQEQSTVLNNANFDSRSASLADIDNDGDLDLMFQGSVGAHQLFRNNFVGSGVLTYTNITNTIPTGDLGPSWSAAWGDYDGDGLVDIFIGQSNIGGSGDVLKNNGVGGFSNESISTGLNDPGFHQNVAWADINNDGLLDLLIGMEGPSSTDEKHEIYLQGPGQSFTPVGAAVGFQQTEGIKGYGMAIGDTDGDGDLDVYISTCRGNNSIRNNFYQNMLVETGSLSFVDIADTNGTQLMTNSYGTEFHDFDDDGDLDLFVVGADQQPNKIFRNNGGNMFTDVDTITGHDLISDYAGDLNGGRPIDYDNDGDLDLFFHNHGKNGFQDNARKLYRNDGNWEFTDVTVAEGVHTLNQGAYDSTWGDLDLDGDLDLVAATDSGWFERVFLSDESTNGNHWLFIELAGTKENTTGIGASLYATIHQGTPQERTLRREANTSPGTFNQSDLPVHFGLGSATQIDELRIQWPDGTSQFIENVAVDQYLTIQSPGDFDGDGDVDDDDLIRWQTAYGSNAMTDSDLDGDSDGQDFLAWQRNYGKGISQLTAATAVPEPTSVALFLLGAIPLLARPR is encoded by the coding sequence ATGCGATTAACTAAATTGCCAAAATACTTCACATCCGTCATTGGTCTGGTCGGACTTTTTCTTACGCTCTCTGCGGACACTTCGCACGCTGACTTTACTCAAGAGCAAAGCACTGTCCTCAATAACGCGAACTTCGATTCCCGCAGCGCATCGCTAGCCGACATCGACAACGACGGGGACTTGGATCTCATGTTCCAAGGTAGCGTCGGAGCCCACCAACTCTTTCGCAATAACTTTGTTGGCTCGGGAGTACTGACCTATACGAATATCACCAATACAATCCCAACTGGTGACCTGGGTCCTTCCTGGAGTGCGGCCTGGGGTGACTACGACGGTGATGGCTTGGTTGACATCTTTATTGGGCAATCCAACATCGGTGGTTCCGGGGATGTACTCAAGAATAACGGCGTCGGAGGGTTCTCAAACGAGAGTATTTCTACCGGTCTCAATGATCCTGGATTCCATCAAAATGTTGCCTGGGCCGACATCAACAATGATGGTCTTCTCGATCTTCTCATTGGCATGGAAGGACCAAGTTCCACAGATGAGAAACACGAAATCTACCTCCAAGGTCCCGGGCAATCATTTACTCCCGTGGGGGCGGCAGTCGGTTTTCAACAAACCGAAGGAATCAAAGGCTATGGAATGGCAATCGGCGATACGGACGGAGACGGTGACTTAGACGTCTACATCTCAACTTGTCGTGGCAACAACAGCATCCGCAATAACTTTTATCAAAACATGCTCGTTGAGACCGGCTCACTCAGCTTCGTTGATATCGCTGACACCAACGGCACGCAATTAATGACCAATAGCTACGGCACCGAGTTCCACGACTTCGACGACGATGGCGATCTCGATCTCTTTGTCGTCGGGGCTGATCAGCAACCGAATAAGATATTTCGTAACAACGGTGGCAACATGTTTACGGATGTCGATACGATCACCGGGCATGACCTTATTTCAGATTACGCAGGTGATCTCAATGGAGGACGACCTATCGACTACGACAACGACGGTGATCTCGATCTGTTTTTCCACAATCATGGAAAAAATGGTTTTCAGGACAATGCTCGGAAACTGTATCGCAATGACGGCAATTGGGAATTCACGGATGTAACCGTCGCAGAGGGGGTCCATACCCTCAATCAAGGCGCCTACGACAGCACCTGGGGGGATCTCGATCTCGATGGCGATCTCGATCTCGTGGCGGCAACGGATAGCGGTTGGTTTGAACGTGTCTTTTTAAGTGACGAATCGACCAACGGCAATCACTGGCTCTTTATTGAGTTGGCTGGAACAAAAGAGAACACGACTGGAATCGGTGCATCGCTCTATGCCACGATCCATCAGGGAACGCCTCAAGAACGCACTCTCCGCCGCGAAGCCAATACGAGCCCCGGCACATTCAATCAAAGTGATCTCCCGGTTCACTTCGGTCTAGGATCAGCCACTCAGATCGACGAGCTACGCATTCAATGGCCCGATGGAACTAGCCAGTTCATCGAGAATGTGGCGGTCGATCAGTATCTCACGATCCAATCCCCAGGTGATTTTGATGGCGATGGAGACGTCGACGACGACGACCTCATCAGGTGGCAGACAGCTTACGGATCGAACGCGATGACAGATTCCGACCTGGATGGCGACAGCGACGGCCAAGATTTTCTCGCCTGGCAACGCAACTACGGCAAGGGGATCTCTCAACTAACTGCCGCGACGGCCGTCCCTGAGCCCACCTCAGTTGCGCTATTCCTTTTGGGAGCAATACCCCTACTAGCTCGCCCACGTTAG
- a CDS encoding DUF4332 domain-containing protein yields the protein MRITQLKLAGRGAWPDLHVNPTHPQLNVFFGKPGAGKSTVAQLATHLLYGKANSYWRQQFGQTLPLTEGELAIESPGGSFVLRRHLNAEGRSRLTVSAVDGESVDGDTVQKLLGNLSPQVIAPLVAVDFAQAPSVEWLLSRDFCDELTKSEESIRKPLVAHTCCNGISEAESSPVDRRQVEQLIRQRDAIAESIERHLSARRQEGGVLSEELVQLESLIDTRRGQLDSLQAELGRIHGEIADSEARLRIVSLTNVAEQPKHSDKYTKLREQLEHLETEVSQCRKALGDLQLREATIRAELAQLRADGTAERVSCLADSRASVGILERLIDDLDAEVALLARANEPTRCVGHDSHGKLSPVAAMLRQQVYTLCGLITEQERQSQRQRLTAESRQLARSQFDLSERLEHLLEQRESLVHELRHADEYTLLRPQPPITGHCECDHHHAFLGEADSLLVGYDPRSVQETDLRSRYESLLRKQDELSEQQTSTQRELSELDSRWQQLQRVRAGLVGNSAIEEQQFELERLEIAIRKALKPTEKTRVSGQSVWRASDVLAQLSDGQFVKIRLDRGGRSPIVIDHLGKSYSLRELSTATHDQLYLSLTLALMGAFARRGIHLPLVLDEPFLRQDSAGSAAMAGVLEEFARTNQQMLVFTEDLDALRRFESLNAQVFDLAQLRREKYVPDVATTETTFTRVVRETEDGSLTPVLRIRNSADELDTHYYLTEASTLGEFPVFGSETTAIFEKIAIHTVGELLQADPDVIARRLDRRGISAETVRLWQAHMDLMCCTPGLSLNDAQVLAACGVSSHEQLRAASADELAEIIAEFLQSNRGSRFAASSARFRAARIRKWTSGMKQATTPRFESNGSSGTSLRVPETKQQNNRVPRFFLSLESNVEDAPAIGPKTAEHLEQVGIRIVADLLNANAEATAAELDMGHITARKIADWQHQARLVCQIPELRGYAAQLLVACGFTSPEQIAATRTEDLVRQISKLCDTKQGQRILRTTDAPSRGKIKRWAANAAQGRPLEAA from the coding sequence ATGAGAATCACTCAATTGAAACTCGCCGGCAGGGGAGCCTGGCCCGACTTGCATGTCAATCCGACCCATCCCCAACTCAATGTATTTTTTGGCAAGCCAGGTGCCGGCAAGAGTACCGTTGCCCAACTCGCCACTCATCTTCTCTATGGCAAAGCGAATAGCTATTGGCGACAACAGTTCGGCCAAACCTTGCCTCTGACTGAGGGCGAACTCGCCATCGAGAGTCCGGGCGGAAGCTTTGTACTCCGCAGACATTTGAATGCTGAAGGTAGGAGTCGCCTCACCGTCTCGGCAGTCGATGGTGAATCTGTGGATGGTGATACCGTACAAAAACTCCTAGGCAATCTTTCTCCTCAGGTGATCGCTCCGCTCGTAGCCGTGGATTTTGCGCAAGCGCCCTCGGTCGAATGGCTGTTGAGCAGAGACTTTTGTGATGAGTTAACCAAGTCCGAAGAGTCGATTCGCAAGCCACTAGTCGCACACACTTGCTGCAATGGAATTTCTGAAGCGGAATCATCTCCGGTCGATCGACGTCAAGTTGAGCAACTTATCCGCCAGCGAGATGCGATTGCGGAATCAATCGAGAGACATCTTTCCGCACGTCGCCAGGAAGGTGGCGTCTTGTCGGAAGAACTGGTCCAACTTGAATCTTTGATAGACACTCGCCGGGGACAACTCGATTCACTCCAAGCTGAATTGGGGCGGATCCATGGCGAGATTGCCGACAGCGAGGCCCGTTTGCGAATAGTCTCGCTGACCAATGTGGCGGAGCAGCCCAAACACTCGGATAAATACACGAAACTTCGGGAACAACTCGAGCACTTGGAAACCGAAGTTTCTCAATGCCGAAAGGCATTGGGAGATTTGCAATTGCGTGAGGCGACGATTCGCGCCGAGCTTGCACAACTACGTGCGGACGGCACGGCGGAGCGAGTGAGTTGCCTGGCAGACAGCCGCGCTTCGGTGGGAATCTTAGAGCGATTGATCGACGACCTCGACGCGGAAGTGGCACTGTTGGCTCGTGCAAATGAGCCGACAAGGTGTGTGGGACATGACTCACACGGGAAGCTTTCGCCCGTTGCAGCCATGCTACGGCAGCAAGTCTACACGCTCTGTGGCTTGATTACCGAGCAAGAACGGCAATCGCAGCGACAGCGACTGACGGCAGAGTCCCGCCAACTTGCGCGTTCCCAGTTTGATTTGAGTGAACGACTGGAGCATCTCCTAGAACAACGTGAATCGTTGGTTCACGAGTTGCGGCATGCCGATGAATATACCCTTCTGCGTCCCCAGCCACCTATCACTGGGCATTGCGAGTGTGATCACCATCACGCGTTTCTTGGCGAAGCGGACTCGTTGCTGGTGGGGTATGACCCGCGAAGTGTTCAGGAAACCGACTTGCGCAGTCGCTATGAGTCTTTGTTACGCAAGCAGGATGAATTGTCAGAACAGCAAACGAGTACTCAGCGAGAACTTTCCGAACTCGACTCCCGTTGGCAGCAACTTCAACGAGTGCGAGCTGGATTGGTTGGCAACTCAGCAATCGAGGAACAACAGTTCGAGCTTGAGCGACTTGAGATCGCCATTCGCAAGGCCCTCAAACCGACCGAGAAAACCAGAGTGTCGGGACAAAGTGTCTGGCGTGCTTCGGATGTGTTAGCCCAACTGAGCGATGGGCAGTTTGTGAAAATCCGACTCGATCGAGGAGGACGGTCTCCGATAGTTATCGACCATTTGGGGAAGAGCTATTCACTTCGTGAACTCTCCACGGCAACCCACGATCAACTTTATCTTTCGCTCACCCTGGCCTTGATGGGAGCCTTTGCACGTCGGGGAATTCATTTGCCACTCGTTCTTGATGAGCCCTTTCTCCGACAGGATTCAGCTGGCAGCGCTGCTATGGCTGGTGTGCTGGAGGAGTTTGCGCGAACCAACCAACAGATGTTGGTGTTCACCGAAGACCTCGACGCCTTAAGAAGATTCGAAAGTCTGAATGCTCAAGTATTCGATTTGGCACAACTCCGCAGGGAAAAGTATGTCCCTGATGTTGCCACGACCGAGACAACCTTTACACGCGTAGTCCGCGAAACTGAGGATGGCAGTCTCACACCCGTATTGCGAATCCGCAACAGTGCAGACGAATTGGATACTCACTATTACCTCACCGAGGCAAGCACCTTGGGCGAGTTCCCGGTGTTTGGCAGCGAAACCACCGCCATCTTTGAGAAAATAGCGATCCACACGGTTGGTGAGTTACTGCAAGCCGATCCAGATGTTATTGCCCGTCGCCTCGACCGTCGCGGCATCTCTGCCGAGACCGTGAGGCTTTGGCAGGCACACATGGATCTCATGTGTTGCACTCCAGGACTGTCACTCAACGATGCGCAAGTACTCGCGGCTTGTGGCGTTTCCAGCCATGAACAACTTCGAGCAGCAAGTGCAGATGAGTTGGCAGAGATCATCGCAGAGTTTCTTCAATCAAATCGAGGCAGCAGGTTCGCGGCATCCTCGGCTCGATTTCGTGCCGCCAGGATAAGAAAATGGACAAGTGGTATGAAGCAAGCAACAACTCCACGATTTGAGTCCAATGGCAGTTCTGGAACAAGCTTGCGCGTGCCTGAAACCAAACAGCAGAACAACCGAGTGCCCAGGTTTTTTCTGAGTCTCGAAAGCAATGTCGAGGATGCGCCCGCCATTGGCCCTAAGACGGCAGAGCACCTCGAACAGGTAGGCATACGTATCGTGGCCGACTTGCTCAATGCCAATGCAGAGGCAACGGCTGCGGAACTGGATATGGGGCACATTACTGCGAGAAAGATCGCGGATTGGCAACATCAGGCGCGGCTCGTCTGTCAGATACCAGAGCTACGCGGCTATGCCGCCCAGTTGTTGGTCGCCTGCGGATTTACCAGCCCCGAGCAAATCGCTGCCACCCGTACCGAGGATCTGGTACGGCAAATCAGCAAGCTGTGCGACACGAAGCAAGGCCAGCGAATTCTGCGGACGACGGATGCTCCCTCGCGAGGGAAGATCAAACGCTGGGCTGCTAACGCCGCTCAGGGGCGACCTTTGGAAGCGGCGTAA